One part of the Athene noctua chromosome Z, bAthNoc1.hap1.1, whole genome shotgun sequence genome encodes these proteins:
- the LOC141973239 gene encoding acrosin-like, which yields MSSAPLTADSRLGKKSDRRKETILHTAMMRAGILWFITKSSLSCDLAEKPVVARGTCGLWPMAYHDGTMCAVSGKNAQPGAWPRIISIQDPWRRGKRHVCRGSLISPQWVLIAAHCFIKARHITMWHVMVGATQLTHLGPEAQVHNIKRLLVHEHYSSISESNNIVLLRLDQPVQCRDSVQLTCVPDALLRVSELTTCYVSGWGATTARFAGTTDVLQEAKVHLIDLNLCNSSQWYGGAIQSHSLCIGYPQGKLLWDSIGDGGKSAKGVSSYSTLWKQIREMLQELSRERAAVVSAFAAIRVASNSDNPPLMPVPLAAPVALGQRKNPFTSPIAPPKSRRAAEA from the exons GAATACTTTGGTTTATTACAAAATCCTCCCTCAGCTGTGACCTTGCAGAAAAGCCAGTTGTAGCAAG AGGGACCTGTGGGCTCTGGCCCATGGCTTATCATGATGGCACCATGTGTGCCGTGAGTGGCAAAAACGCCCAGCCAGGGGCCTGGCCCCGGATCATCAGCATCCAGGATCCCTGGAGAAGAGGCAAGAGACATGTGTGCAGAGGGTCCCTCATCAGTCCACAGTGGGTCCTCatagcagcccactgcttcatcAAGGCCAG gcacatcacgaTGTGGCATGTGATGGTCGGGGCCACCCAGTTGACTCACCTGGGCCCAGAGGCCCAAGTGCACAATATTAAGCGGTTGCTGGTTCATGAACACTACAGCAGTATCTCGGAGAGCAACAACATTGTGCTGCTGCGGTTGGACCAGCCTGTCCAGTGTAGAGACTCTGTACAGCTCACCTGTGTGCCAGACGCTTTGCTGAGAGTGTCAGAGCTGACAACCTGCTatgtcagcggctggggggccacgacggcaaGAT TTGCAGGAAcaacggatgtcctgcaggaggccaaggtacacctcatcgacctcaacctctgcaacagcagccagtggTATGGAGGGGCCATCCAATCCCACAGCCTGTGCATTGGCTATCCGCAGG ggaaacTGCTTTGGGATTCGATCGGTGATGGGGGAAAGTCAGCAAAAGGAGTGAGCAGCTAtagcacactctggaaacaaatccgtGAGATGTTGCAAGAGCTGAGCAGGGAGCGTGCAGCTGttgtttctgcctttgcagcaatCAGAGTGGCTTCTAACTCTGACAATCCGCCTCTGATGCCTGTGCCCCTAGCGGCTCCCGTCGCGTTAGGTCAGAGAAAAAATCCGTTTACTTCACCGATTGCACCACCAAAATCACGGCGGGCAGCGGAAGCCTAA